From Polynucleobacter paludilacus:
AGCCAAATGTATTATGCTCGCAAGGGTATTGTTACCCCTGAGATGGAATATGTTGCTCTGCGTGAGTCCATGGGTTTAGAGCAACTGCGCAAGAATCCAGAGTACACCCAATTATTAAAGCAACATCCTGGTAAGAGTTACGGCGCCAATCTTCCAGAAATTATTACTGGGGAATTTGTCCGTCAAGAAATTGCTGCGGGTCGCGCCATTATTCCCGCCAACATTAATCACCCTGAATTAGAGCCGATGATTATTGGCCGCAATTTCCGTGTCAAGATCAATGGCAATTTGGGTAACTCTGCTGTGACCTCTTCTATCAACGAGGAAGTCGAGAAAATGGTTTGGTCAATCCGTTGGGGTGCTGACACCATCATGGATTTATCGACTGGAAAACATATTCATGAAACCCGTGAGTGGATTATTCGCAACTCTCCTGTGCCAATTGGTACAGTGCCCATTTACCAAGCGCTTGATAAGACGGGGGGTATCGCCGAGGATCTCACTTGGGAAATGTTCCGCGATACATTGGTTGAGCAAGCTGAACAAGGTGTCGACTATTTCACGATTCATGCTGGCGTATTACTGCGTTATGTCCCACTGACTGCCGACCGCATTACCGGCATTGTGTCGCGTGGTGGTTCGATCATGGCCAAGTGGTGCCTAGCCCACCATAAAGAGAACTTCCTCTACACCAAGTTCGATGAGATCTGCGAGATTATGAAAGCGTACGACGTTTCATTCAGTCTTGGCGATGGTTTGCGCCCTGGCTGTATTGCTGACTCTAATGATGCCGCCCAATTTGGTGAACTGCATACTCTAGGTGAACTCACTGCTAAAGCCTGGCAGCACGATGTCCAAGTGATGATTGAGGGTCCTGGCCACGTTCCGATGCAGCGCATTGAAGAGAATATGACCGAAGAATTGAAGCATTGTTTAGAGGCCCCCTTCTATACACTGGGGCCCTTGATTACCGATATTGCCCCTGGCTATGATCACATCACCAGCGGTATTGGCGCAGCCCAAATCGGTTGGTACGGCACTGCAATGCTCTGCTATGTCACACCAAAAGAACACTTAGGCTTGCCAGACAAAGAAGATGTCCGCGAAGGGATCATCACCTACAAGATTGCCGCTCATGGCGCCGATCTTGCCAAGGGTTTGCCTGGCGCTCAGATTCGGGATAACGCCCTATCTAAAGCCCGCTTTGAGTTCCGCTGGGAAGATCAATTTAATCTAGGTCTGGATCCGGAACGTGCACGTGAATATCACGACGCTACTTTGCCAGCCGAAGGAGCCAAAATTGCCCACTTCTGTTCTATGTGTGGACCTAAATTCTGCTCCATGAAGATCACCCAAGAAGTGCGTGACTATGCGGCAAACTTGAAAGCTGAAGGCATTGATCCCAATAAAGGCATGGAGGAGAAATCCATCGAGTTCCGCAAACGCGGTAGCGAGATCTATCAATAAGCTGATTTAAGCTGACGATGGCTTCATTCGAGAGTATGCGCTTTGGGATTATTGGTGCTGGCCTAATAGGCCGGCTCCTAGCGGTCGAGCTCGCACAAGCCGGTGCTCAAGTTGATCTTTACGATCAAAGCGGTCCTGATGCAGCATTGTCTGCAGCTCGAGTAGCTGCAGCAATGCTGGCACCACTAGCCGAGTCAGCTATCACCGAGCAAAGCGTTGTGAGTATGGGCGTGCATAGTTTGATGCGCTGGCCAGAGTTGCTTGCCAAGCTTGCTAGTCCGGTGTTCTTTCAGAAAAATGGCAGTCTCATATTGTGGCATCCCCAAGATGCGCATGATGCAGAGCGCTTTATTAAGCATTTGCAGAAGAATCAACGCAGTAATCCCTTGCTGACCGAGCCAGAACTACTGGATTCTGCAAGGCTGATGGAGATTGAACCGAGTGTTACCGATCGATTTAGTCAAGGTCTCTATTTACCCAATGAGGGTCAACTCGATAATCGGCAACTGTTAAATGCTTTAGTGGTAGAGCTTTCTACCTTGCCCGTCAATTTGCATTGGAATCACGCAATAGAGCCTCAGGCTCTAGAGCAAGGCGGTCGATACGATTGGGTAATCGATTGTCGCGGCCTAGGTGCTAAAGCGGATTGGCCAGAAATCCAGGGAAACTCCCTGCGCGGAGTACGAGGGGAAGTGATTCGGCTATATGCCCCAGAAGTTAACCTTCTGAGGCCTACCCGTTTAATACATCCGCGCTATCCCATCTATATCGCACCCAAAGAGAATCACGTTTATGTGGTTGGAGCTACGGAGATTGAGTCAGATGACCATTCGGAAATGAGTGTGCGCTCTGCGATGGAATTACTAAGCGCTGTCTATACAGTACACAGCGGTTTCGCTGAAGCTCGAATCCTGGAAATGGCAACCCAATGTCGACCAACCTTAAAAAACAACCTGCCTGAAGTTTGCATTGGTAAGAGTAATAGTCTCACTAAGCATATGTCGATCAATGGACTCTATCGACATGGCTTCATGATTGCCCCAGCTATTTTGGATAGCGTGATTGAGCTATTAGAAAGCGGCACGAGCAGAACAGCCAGTCAATTGGGATTACAGATAGTTCAATCTTCAGCTACAAGGGTAGCCGCATGCGCGTGATGATTAATCAGATTGAACATCAGCTACCGCAAGGGGCAAAGCTTGAGAATGCTCTAGCCCTTATACAAGCTCAGCCACCTTTTGCAGTAGCCATTAATTTGCAATTCATTCCTAAATCCAATTACAGTCAATGCACGCTTGCCGACAATGATCAGATTGAGGTCATTTCACCGGTAACTGGCGGGTAGTTTTTTATGAACATGAACACCCTTAAAGAGCAACAAGCCTTGAGTAATGATGATCTGGTTCTCTATGGAGAGCATTTTTCCAGTCGCCTATTGCTAGGAACATCGCGCTACCCTTCCCCACAGATTTTAGAGGAAGCTGTTGTCGCCTCAAAACCAGCGATGATTACTGTCAGTTTGCGTCGCCAAGGCGCTACAGGCCAAAGTGAAAATGCTTTTTGGGATCTTCTGAAAAAAATGGCAGTCCCGGTTTTACCAAACACCGCTGGCTGCCATAGCCCTCAAGAGGTCATCACGACAGCGCAAATGGCCAGAGAAGTGTTTGAAACGAACTGGATTAAGCTCGAGTTGATTGGTGATGATTACACCTTGCAACCCGATACCCTGCGCTTAGTGGATACTGCTAAGACGCTCATCAATGATGGATTCAAGGTATTGCCCTATTGCACTGAAGATCTCATTCTTTGCCAGCGACTCGTTGATGTTGGCTGCCAAGCTGTGATGCCTTGGGCCGCTCCAATTGGAACGGGTCAAGGTCCACTGAATCCGTTTGCCATGAAACTCCTGCGAGAGCGCCTGCAAGTGCCTCTATTAGTAGATGCTGGTCTTGGTCTGCCATCCCATGCCTGCGCTGTAATGGAATGGGGATTTGATGGCGTTCTACTCAATACAGCCGTGGCACTGGCCGATCATCCCATCGCCATGGCTAAAGCATTTTCATTGGCGACTCAGGCTGGTCGCACTGCATATTTATCGGGAGCAATGCCTGCTCAAGAATCTGCTCAAGCTAGCACCCCATTAGTGGGTAAGCCCTTTTGGCACCAATCCTAAGTATTTAATCGATTGATATGAGTTTAGTTCGCGACCTCGCCGATCAAATTGTGGCTGCACACCGAGCCGATGATGTGAGTCTTCCGTTGCCTATCTATAGCCTCAACTCACCTCCACCTCGAATTGACAATGAGCATGCTGTTGATCACTATGAACTCGCTGCTACTTTAGCTGCAGTTTCTATGGGATTTATAGAGGCCGATGCCGCAGTCCTTGGTAAAGCTTGGTCAAGAATGGTTCAACATGATGGCAATTTTGATCCACTGCGATGGCCAAATCGCCCCGAATACTTTGATTTATTGCCCTGGACCCGCATCATGAATCCCAAGGCTTTTCCAGAGTGCCCTAAGCGCTTAGGACTCTACGGAGTGATGCCAGATGCTGACTGGGTTAATCGCATGGTCGAAGCAGAGCTACCAACTGTCCAACTCAGATTAAAGAGCAATGATGCGAAACACATTCGCTCTGAAATCAAAAGATCGATAGCGGCAGTTAAAGGTAGTAAGACTGTGCTCTTTATTAATGACTATTGGCAGGATGCTATTGAGTTAGGCGCCTACGGAGTGCATCTGGGTCAAGAAGACTTAGCGACCGCTGATCTCGATGTTATTAGAAATGCTGGCCTCCGTTTAGGCTTAAGCACACATGGGTATGCTGAGATGGTTCATGCAGATCGCTTCTGTCCTAGCTACATCGCTATGGGGGCAATCTTTCCAACGACACTCAAACGAATGCCTACGGCACCTCAAGGGCTTGGTCGCCTATATAAATACGCTCAATTAATGCAAGCTTATTCATTAGTAGCCATTGGTGGAATCGATGAGACCAGCATTCATGCCGTCGCTCAGAGCGGCGTTGGATCCGTAGCGGTGGTTAGAGCCATCACCGGATCGAATGATCCGCAGACTGCAGTCAAGCGACTAAAGGAATTAATGCAGGCCTAGCAGCATTGAGGATCTATCGATCTTCTTGAGGCAATGATGTTGGGTAAAACTCAAACATTGGCCACAGTGGTCCCGGCCCCTCCCCGATCGACAGGTAACGCCCAGCCTCAAGCCCCGCTTCCACATAGGCAATAGCCTTTGCTACCGCATGAGCTAAATCATGCCCATCAGCAAGATAAGTTGCAATGGCTGCTGAAAGAGAGCAACCAGTGCCATGCGTATTTTCTGTATCAATACGACGGTGCTTAAACTCTTTTGATTGAATAATTTCTAGGCAGTCTTCAATGCTTCGCCACATCAAATAATCGGTAAGCTCAGCATGCTTTGCATCTAAATGGCCGCCCTTAATCAACACTGCCTGAGGACCCAAGGCTAATAGTTCTTCTGCGGCAGATCTAAAGTCATCGACTTGATCAATATCGCGACCCAGCAGCAAAGAGGCCTCTTCTAAATTAGGCGTTACCAAACTAGCCATCGGAAATAATTCACTGATCATCGCCTGCGCTGTGTCATCGCCACCCAAGCTCGCCCCAGATGTTGCTCGTAACACAGGATCCAGAATGATTCTGGTAACACCATGTTTTCGCAAGGATTTGGCTACCAGCTGCACGATTTCTGGACTGGCCAACATGCCAATTTTGACTGAATCAGCTCCGATATCACTGAGGACTGCGTCAATTTGAGCCTCAATAATCTGTAAATCAATATCCTGAATCGCAGTTACGCCCAATGTATTTTGGGCAGTGATTGCCGTAATCACTGACAAACCATAAGCACCCAACGAGCTAATCACCTTGAGGTCTGCCTGGATCCCAGCACCCCCGCCGCTGTCGGAGCCAGCAATGGACAGGACTTTGGGGATCTGGGCGGAAGTCGGAAGCAGTGTCTTCATATTGCTATAATATTCGCTTATTCCTCGATAGCTCAGCGGTAGAGCAGCAGACTGTTAATCTGTTGGTCCGTGGTTCGATCCCACGTCGAGGAGCCAAATTCTTGTAGAAAAGCCACCCTTGGGTGGCTTTTTCTTTTGGCACATTATTTAGAGCTATTTTTGAACGACAGGTTGGGTCAGCTGACCAGTCGGCTGTGTAGTGTTTGATGGAGGATTGGTTTGGGGTGTAGAGGGATTACTTGCGCCTGGGGTTAAGTTGGTTACCTGATCAACGCAGTCATTGCTGTCATAAGTTACTTCGTAGACCATTAAATTGCCATCGGCAAGCGATTCAACTGGAGTAGTCACAGCCTCACTGATGCCTAAAGTAAAGACATCCGCTGTTCCTTCGGCCAGGGCTCGCGCAGTTTTAGCACCTTCAGTGTAGCCTTGCGTGAATCTATAGATTTCATACTTCTTGCCATCTTTAACGCCACTAGTCACAGGTACGCCAAATTCTGCAATCAAGGCATCTCGTGGTGTACCGACTTTAAAAAGAGAGATATCTTTTTTGGATGGCTGATGCGCAGCCATATAAACAGAGCAACCGCCCAATAAAAATAACAAAGAGACGATGACGCCGATTTTTATAAATTTCATTCAATACCTTATGTTTAAAATTGAAGGCTAGATACTGATGAACTAGCTAATTCCATGACGCTTCATGACTTGGGCAACATGCTCCCTGAGGTCATAAAGAAGATTGGTATACGAACTAGGAATCTTTTCTTGTTTAATCAAAGCATCAATCTCAGTGCGTAAGCTTTCCAGCTCTTGCTGTGTTATCTCTCGATTTCCGCCCTGATCAAATCGTTTCTCAATTTTGACCAACATCAAATAGAAACGATTCACCCTGCGGGTATAGAACCACTGGGTTAATGCTGGGTAAGCTTGTGAAAATGGATAAATAATAGCCAAGAGTGGGACGAGTACCAATAGTAACTTTCCAACAAAGCTAGCCGCCCAGTAAGGCAAATGCTTTTGTAAAAAAGGTTTTCCACCCCGGGAATAATAATTTTGCGCATCGGAACTTAATGGAAAATCAATATCACGATCGGCAGGAAACTCATTCTCTGCATGTAAAAAACTGGGTGGCTGGTGAATGTCATCCATGATGCCCATCATGAGATAAATCAATGCCGAATGAGTCTCTTTTTGGGCAACCACGGTAAAAGTGGATGCCAGCAAGTTCATATTATTGGCTGGCTTATTGTTAATGAGATCAATTGTCCCCATCGGTAATGTAAGAACATGAAATTCCCGCAAATTGCGTGAGATGCCCTCTGCATCAGGCCAATTCAGGACACTGACATTTGGAGAGTTAAATAACTTTTTGATCAGGGGATCTTCAGCTGGAGCCGAAGTAAATAAGGCGTCAATCTCATTAGCCTCAAGCGCCTTCAAAGCATCCTGGCGACCAAGATCAAAAAACTGGCTGTTTTGTGCCGTGATCCCAACCGCATTCAGGATGTGGGTAGCATTGTTATGAACCCCCTGAGTTACAAAGCCTAGCGCAATTCTCTTACCCTTCAGGTCATTAATATCCCGAACTGTTCCGAGCTTAGATTGATAGAATATCCAGATCGGCGCATAAACAATACTGCCCAGTGATTCAAGATTCGGATAGTCCGCACTATTAGCAGCACCGCCTTCAATAAAACCAAATTCAATGTTTTTAGTATCGTGATTAACTAATGCGATATTTTCAAGGGTGCCATTCGTTTCAATCACATTGACCTTAACCCCAGCCTTTTCAAACTCTTGGGCATATTTTTGGGCAGTTTCATAGAGATAGGTTCCCTTTGGGCCTGCAGCAATATCGACAGTATTTGGCGGCAATAGGAATAGCTCAACTATTGCGACAGCAATCGCAATCAGAATAGCTAAGGCAGCTACGTAGAGGGCTACTTGTTTTTTAGTCATAATGTCTTATTAAAGCATATGCACTAGGTGGAGAATATTACAAATATGAACAATCTAAATACCCAGAACCCTATTGTTCATACAGACTCCTTCAAAGATAAGCTAGAGAGTGAGTTCAAAAAAGGGATCTCCCTATCTCTTTACTTTGGCATCTGGTTCTGTGCATTGGCTTTTTTGGGGGCCACAACCCTAAGAGAATGGCCTATTCCATGGCGGATGTTTGGTTTTGCCCTCATTAAAGCGGGCTTATGCGCCAAATTTATGCTGATTGGTGAGGCCGCTTTCCCACTAAACCCTAATCGTCGGCTGGGGATTGTCCCCTCGCTTTTGGCCCAATCTATTATTTATCTTGCCATTGTTTTGTTACTGAATTATCTCGAATATGGTGTCGATGGAGTCATTCATGGCAGAGACTTTGTGAGCTCTCTGGCGAGCTTTGGCAATGGTGACCCCTTGCATATCGTGGCTCTTTTAATTGTTTACTGGTTAATTGTTTGGCCCTATCTTTTATTTACAGGGATGAGTATTGTTTTAGGAAATACCCATACGATTGCCATCCTGTTTGGACCACCCAAGAGTCCTAATTAAGCATGACGATCTTGATTTGAGGGATCCTCTAACTTTCTCACTTCACGACGTAAGATTTTGCCCACGTTAGATTTGGGTAACTCATTTACAAACACAATCTTTCTAGGGCGCTTATAGCTGGTCATCTGTTCTTTGCAATACTGCAAAACATCTGCACTAGTAAGCTCATGCTTGTCTTTCACAATATAGGCCTTGACAATCTCTCCGAGCTTACGATGCTCCACTCCAACCACAGCACATTCATGAATGCCGGGCATCAAGGCCAGCACTTCTTCAACCTCATTCGGAAAAACCTTGAAGCCACCAACCACAATCATGTCTTTAATGCGATCAACAATCGTGATGTAGCCATCACTATCCATAAAGCCAATATCTCCTGACTTAAAGTAACCATCAGAGGTAAATGCTTTTATGTTCT
This genomic window contains:
- the thiC gene encoding phosphomethylpyrimidine synthase ThiC, whose product is MSSSNPKVKPEIPSLKSLERDFGQKFAYPASSKTYLTGSRPDIKAPVRMIEQFPTRVGEQMVSNPPIPVYDTSGPYSDPEIVINLEKGLPALRETWIAERNDTELLAGPSSDYGVARSKDADTQHLRFAHIRAPRVAKAGQNVSQMYYARKGIVTPEMEYVALRESMGLEQLRKNPEYTQLLKQHPGKSYGANLPEIITGEFVRQEIAAGRAIIPANINHPELEPMIIGRNFRVKINGNLGNSAVTSSINEEVEKMVWSIRWGADTIMDLSTGKHIHETREWIIRNSPVPIGTVPIYQALDKTGGIAEDLTWEMFRDTLVEQAEQGVDYFTIHAGVLLRYVPLTADRITGIVSRGGSIMAKWCLAHHKENFLYTKFDEICEIMKAYDVSFSLGDGLRPGCIADSNDAAQFGELHTLGELTAKAWQHDVQVMIEGPGHVPMQRIEENMTEELKHCLEAPFYTLGPLITDIAPGYDHITSGIGAAQIGWYGTAMLCYVTPKEHLGLPDKEDVREGIITYKIAAHGADLAKGLPGAQIRDNALSKARFEFRWEDQFNLGLDPERAREYHDATLPAEGAKIAHFCSMCGPKFCSMKITQEVRDYAANLKAEGIDPNKGMEEKSIEFRKRGSEIYQ
- a CDS encoding FAD-dependent oxidoreductase; its protein translation is MASFESMRFGIIGAGLIGRLLAVELAQAGAQVDLYDQSGPDAALSAARVAAAMLAPLAESAITEQSVVSMGVHSLMRWPELLAKLASPVFFQKNGSLILWHPQDAHDAERFIKHLQKNQRSNPLLTEPELLDSARLMEIEPSVTDRFSQGLYLPNEGQLDNRQLLNALVVELSTLPVNLHWNHAIEPQALEQGGRYDWVIDCRGLGAKADWPEIQGNSLRGVRGEVIRLYAPEVNLLRPTRLIHPRYPIYIAPKENHVYVVGATEIESDDHSEMSVRSAMELLSAVYTVHSGFAEARILEMATQCRPTLKNNLPEVCIGKSNSLTKHMSINGLYRHGFMIAPAILDSVIELLESGTSRTASQLGLQIVQSSATRVAACA
- the thiS gene encoding sulfur carrier protein ThiS; this translates as MRVMINQIEHQLPQGAKLENALALIQAQPPFAVAINLQFIPKSNYSQCTLADNDQIEVISPVTGG
- a CDS encoding thiazole synthase, whose protein sequence is MNTLKEQQALSNDDLVLYGEHFSSRLLLGTSRYPSPQILEEAVVASKPAMITVSLRRQGATGQSENAFWDLLKKMAVPVLPNTAGCHSPQEVITTAQMAREVFETNWIKLELIGDDYTLQPDTLRLVDTAKTLINDGFKVLPYCTEDLILCQRLVDVGCQAVMPWAAPIGTGQGPLNPFAMKLLRERLQVPLLVDAGLGLPSHACAVMEWGFDGVLLNTAVALADHPIAMAKAFSLATQAGRTAYLSGAMPAQESAQASTPLVGKPFWHQS
- a CDS encoding thiamine phosphate synthase, which gives rise to MSLVRDLADQIVAAHRADDVSLPLPIYSLNSPPPRIDNEHAVDHYELAATLAAVSMGFIEADAAVLGKAWSRMVQHDGNFDPLRWPNRPEYFDLLPWTRIMNPKAFPECPKRLGLYGVMPDADWVNRMVEAELPTVQLRLKSNDAKHIRSEIKRSIAAVKGSKTVLFINDYWQDAIELGAYGVHLGQEDLATADLDVIRNAGLRLGLSTHGYAEMVHADRFCPSYIAMGAIFPTTLKRMPTAPQGLGRLYKYAQLMQAYSLVAIGGIDETSIHAVAQSGVGSVAVVRAITGSNDPQTAVKRLKELMQA
- the thiD gene encoding bifunctional hydroxymethylpyrimidine kinase/phosphomethylpyrimidine kinase yields the protein MKTLLPTSAQIPKVLSIAGSDSGGGAGIQADLKVISSLGAYGLSVITAITAQNTLGVTAIQDIDLQIIEAQIDAVLSDIGADSVKIGMLASPEIVQLVAKSLRKHGVTRIILDPVLRATSGASLGGDDTAQAMISELFPMASLVTPNLEEASLLLGRDIDQVDDFRSAAEELLALGPQAVLIKGGHLDAKHAELTDYLMWRSIEDCLEIIQSKEFKHRRIDTENTHGTGCSLSAAIATYLADGHDLAHAVAKAIAYVEAGLEAGRYLSIGEGPGPLWPMFEFYPTSLPQEDR
- a CDS encoding TAXI family TRAP transporter solute-binding subunit — translated: MTKKQVALYVAALAILIAIAVAIVELFLLPPNTVDIAAGPKGTYLYETAQKYAQEFEKAGVKVNVIETNGTLENIALVNHDTKNIEFGFIEGGAANSADYPNLESLGSIVYAPIWIFYQSKLGTVRDINDLKGKRIALGFVTQGVHNNATHILNAVGITAQNSQFFDLGRQDALKALEANEIDALFTSAPAEDPLIKKLFNSPNVSVLNWPDAEGISRNLREFHVLTLPMGTIDLINNKPANNMNLLASTFTVVAQKETHSALIYLMMGIMDDIHQPPSFLHAENEFPADRDIDFPLSSDAQNYYSRGGKPFLQKHLPYWAASFVGKLLLVLVPLLAIIYPFSQAYPALTQWFYTRRVNRFYLMLVKIEKRFDQGGNREITQQELESLRTEIDALIKQEKIPSSYTNLLYDLREHVAQVMKRHGIS